AGTATAAGAATAAGTGTAGTCGAAAGCATCTGTTCTAAACTTAAAGTAGTTAAAAGTTGCTGATAAACGAGCCCACTTTGCAGGATTATAGTTTGTTGTTAATTCAAAACCGTAACGATCTTCATCATTTAAGTTTAAGAACTGACGTACAAAAACATTTCCTTTATCTCTTGTTTCAATTCTAGAAACAGGTCTGATTAAATCAGTTGAAAATTGATAGTATAATGAAGAGTTTAAGGTTACTTTACTAACTCTTGTAGTATACCCTAAGTCGAAAGAACTAGTGTATGTTGGGTTTAAATCTGGATTTCCTTTAAATACGTAAGTGTCTGAACTACGTGTTTCGAATGGGTTTAAAAACCAGTGACGTGGTCTTCGTAATCTACGCGCGTATCCTAAAGTTAAGTTATCTGTTTCACTGAATTCATATCCTAAATTAACGGTTGGGAACCATTCAGTATAGTTTTTATCAGAAAACTCACCTGTATTTAAGACTTCTAAGTCAACATCAGTATATTCAGCACGTAAACCTAACAAGTAAGAGAATTTATCTATTTTACTACCATATTGAGCATAGTATGCATAAATGTATTGTTTAAAATCAATAGCATTGGAAGGATCGAAATCAAAAGGTTGCCCATTTTCATCACGAACTCTAAAATCAGAAGTTAAATCCTGTAAATCTGCTTTATGACCTAATTCTAACTGGCTTTTTTCTCCTAAAGGAAGCACATAGTCTATTTGTAATAACCTGTTTTTAGATTTGGTAACTTGACTATTTTGTTCAGCTAAAATGTTATTGTTGGTAATGTCAGCAAGCTCATCCTCTTCATTTTCGCTATATTGTAAATCAATGATTAATTTTTGCCCCTTATCATCAATATTATTGGTATAGTTTAATGAATATTGAATATCTATATCATCTTCGGTTTCGGTTTCTACTCTTTTCAAACTTCTTATAGGGTCGTTAGCAGGAGAGAAAACATCGGTATTGTTAGTAGCAATGTCTTTACCGTCGTTATTTCTATAAAAAACGGTTCCAGTAAGAGAACTTTTGTCATTCAAATAGTATTCCATTCCAAAAGAACCATTAAAACTTTTGTTTTTTCGGTCGTATTCTCTTTTTTCTATACTTAAACTATCAATAACTCCATCAGTTAAGTATGTGAAGTCGCTAAAAGCATTTCCTGGTCCTTTTCTGTAAGAGTATCCAAGATTAGAAAAAATATTGAATTTTTTTGTACGGTAGTTTAAGTTACTACTTATTCTATATAAATCAGGGTTACCAACTGAAAAGTTAAGAGAACCATTAAAACCTCTTACTTTTCCTTTTCTAAGAATAATATTTAAAATACCAGCTGTACCTTCAGCGTCGTAACGAGCAGAGGGAGAAGTGATAACTTCCACTTTTTCAATAGCATCAGCAGGTAAATTACGTAAAGCATCTGTACCACTTAAACCAACTAAAGCAGAAGGTTTTCCGTCAATTAAAATACGTACATTTTCATTACCTCGTAAGCTTACAGCTCCTTCAGCATCTACATTTACTGATGGTACGTTATCTAAAACATCAGAGGCATTACCACCTTTTACTGTCATATCTTTTCCAACGTTGTATATCTTTTTGTCTAAGCGTATTTCAACAGTAGATTTTTCTGCAATAACTTCAACTTCTTCTAATGTTTCAGCGTCTTCAGATAGTAAAATAGTTCCTAAGCTTTTATTTTCAGTTAAATTATGATTTCCTAAACTTTTAGTTTTAAAGCCTATAAATTCAACCTTTATATCATATGTACCAGATGAAGCATCTATAGAGAAACTTCCGTTAGCATCAGTAACTCCTCCAATAATTTGTTGTGTGTTAGTATTTGTTAGTACTAAGGTTGCGTACTCTAAAGGTTGTTTAGAGTTTGTTTCTAATACTTTACCAGTTAGGGTAATTTTAGAAGCGATACCTTTTGTAGTACGTTGTGCAACAGCTGTAAAACTAATTAGTAAAATAAGTAGTGTAATTTTCTTCATTATGTTGATTTATAAAGCTTGTTTGACCGCAAATTTCCCCAAAGGTTTAACGGGGTTTAGTTAAAAGAATGTTAAATAAAAAAAGGGTGCTAAAAAGCACCCTTTTCATTAAAAATATACAGAAAATTATTTCTTCTTAGCACGTTGTTGTGCGGCTTGTTGCTCTTGAGCTTGTTTCATGGCAGCATCTAAACGCTCACGGAATTTACTCTTTTTAACGGGCTTCTTTTTGTTTTCTTCAATCTTAGCATGAATCTTAGCTTCATCAATAACATAGTTCTTAATAACAAACATAATTATAATGGTTAGTAAGTTTGAGATAAAGTAGTATAAACTCAATCCACTAGCATAGTTATTAAAGAAGAATAACATCATGATAGGAGAGAAGTAAATCATCCATTTCATCATCTTACTCATGTCAGGCATTCCTTCTTGAGTAGGAGCTTGCATATTAGCTTGCTGGCTTTGATTCATTTTCATGTAGAAGAAAATGGCTACAGAAGCTAAGATTGGAAATAAACTTACGTGGTCTCCATAGAAAGGAATTTTAAATGGTAATTTAAAAATAGTATCATAAGATGATAAGTCATTTGCCCATAAGAAGCTCTTTTGACGGAAATCAATGTTGGTAGGGAAAAACTTAAATAGCGCAAAGAATACTGGCATTTGCATTAAAGCAGGAATACAACCAGACATCATACTTACTCCAGCTTTTCGCTGTACTGCCATAATTTCTTGCTGACGCTTCATAGCGTTTTCTTTCCCAGGATACTTTTTATTGATTTCTTCCATTTCTGGACGAATCACTTTCATTTTAGCACTTGATAGGTACGACTTGTATAATACTGGAGACATGATTATACGTACTACAATTGTCATTAAAATGATGATTAATCCAAAGTTACCAATAAAACCTTTTAACATATTAAATACAGGGTAGAATATGGTACGGTTTAAGAAACCAAAAATTCCCCAACCTAAATCAGCAATTTCGTCTAAACTTGTTCCTTTGTAAGATTTTAATAAATTATAATCTGTAGGTCCATAAAACCATTGCATATTATAATTTAATTCTCCGTTTGTTAAAGCTAATGGAGTTTTTAATCCGTAAGTTTTAGTGTACACACTATCTTTATCTTCACCTGCAAAGTCAACAGATTTCAAAGTAGCATTACTAAAAGGTGTATCAGAGATTAGAATAGAAGAAAAGAAGTGTTGTTTATAAGCAACCCAATCAATATCACTCACAACATCATCATCATTCATTTGTAAGTAATCTACTTCATCATCGGCTTTATAATAGTAGTAAGAGTACATGTTTTCGGTTTTCAAACTCTTTTCGTGTCTAAAACCTTTTAAACTCCAATCTAAATTTATTTCTTGTGAACTATTAATTGTATTACTCAACCCTTGTGAACGAACGGCAAAACCTACACGGTAATCACCTTTTTTCATTTCGTAGCGGTATTCTAAAAACTTAGCTTCAGAAACCTTTAACTTCATAGAAAGTACTTGCGTATCTCCATTTTTGGTTAGAGTAGGAGTAAATAATAAATCTTTAGTATTTAAAATTCGGTTATCGGTAGTTCCGAAGTTAATATTAAAAGAAGCATTATTATCTTTTACTAAGTAAAGTGGTAATGAATCGTAAGTTTTGTAGTTTTTAACTAAGGCCTCTATAATCTGTCCACCTTTATTATCGATAGTTAACTTTACTAGATCGTTTTCAAGTGTAGTATTTCCTTCTTGGCTTTTTGAAGCTCCGTATGCAAAGGCACCAAACTTATTTTGTAAAGCAATTTGTTGTAATGAGTCGTTTACTACTACATTATCGGTTAAATTGTTTTGAGTATTAGTTGTTGTAGCATCAGTAGTTTGCTCTGTCTGGGTAGTAGCTTCAGGAGTTTCTTCTGGCTTTTGAGTGTTCATCCACCAAAGCATAATTCCTCCTAATAAAAGC
The nucleotide sequence above comes from Tenacibaculum singaporense. Encoded proteins:
- a CDS encoding TonB-dependent receptor domain-containing protein; translated protein: MKKITLLILLISFTAVAQRTTKGIASKITLTGKVLETNSKQPLEYATLVLTNTNTQQIIGGVTDANGSFSIDASSGTYDIKVEFIGFKTKSLGNHNLTENKSLGTILLSEDAETLEEVEVIAEKSTVEIRLDKKIYNVGKDMTVKGGNASDVLDNVPSVNVDAEGAVSLRGNENVRILIDGKPSALVGLSGTDALRNLPADAIEKVEVITSPSARYDAEGTAGILNIILRKGKVRGFNGSLNFSVGNPDLYRISSNLNYRTKKFNIFSNLGYSYRKGPGNAFSDFTYLTDGVIDSLSIEKREYDRKNKSFNGSFGMEYYLNDKSSLTGTVFYRNNDGKDIATNNTDVFSPANDPIRSLKRVETETEDDIDIQYSLNYTNNIDDKGQKLIIDLQYSENEEDELADITNNNILAEQNSQVTKSKNRLLQIDYVLPLGEKSQLELGHKADLQDLTSDFRVRDENGQPFDFDPSNAIDFKQYIYAYYAQYGSKIDKFSYLLGLRAEYTDVDLEVLNTGEFSDKNYTEWFPTVNLGYEFSETDNLTLGYARRLRRPRHWFLNPFETRSSDTYVFKGNPDLNPTYTSSFDLGYTTRVSKVTLNSSLYYQFSTDLIRPVSRIETRDKGNVFVRQFLNLNDEDRYGFELTTNYNPAKWARLSATFNYFKFRTDAFDYTYSYTNPINGDLVTETESLPEVNSSSWFARFNSRITLPAKIEWQTRIMYRGPQDDAQGSREGIFVTNLAFSKDIFKDKASLVLNVSDLFNERKRKSYTNTARVMSYQEFQWRERQITLSFTYRFNQKKKRERSGRNGDFDGGGEGF
- the yidC gene encoding membrane protein insertase YidC; translation: MEQKKFDLNSFIGMLLLGGIMLWWMNTQKPEETPEATTQTEQTTDATTTNTQNNLTDNVVVNDSLQQIALQNKFGAFAYGASKSQEGNTTLENDLVKLTIDNKGGQIIEALVKNYKTYDSLPLYLVKDNNASFNINFGTTDNRILNTKDLLFTPTLTKNGDTQVLSMKLKVSEAKFLEYRYEMKKGDYRVGFAVRSQGLSNTINSSQEINLDWSLKGFRHEKSLKTENMYSYYYYKADDEVDYLQMNDDDVVSDIDWVAYKQHFFSSILISDTPFSNATLKSVDFAGEDKDSVYTKTYGLKTPLALTNGELNYNMQWFYGPTDYNLLKSYKGTSLDEIADLGWGIFGFLNRTIFYPVFNMLKGFIGNFGLIIILMTIVVRIIMSPVLYKSYLSSAKMKVIRPEMEEINKKYPGKENAMKRQQEIMAVQRKAGVSMMSGCIPALMQMPVFFALFKFFPTNIDFRQKSFLWANDLSSYDTIFKLPFKIPFYGDHVSLFPILASVAIFFYMKMNQSQQANMQAPTQEGMPDMSKMMKWMIYFSPIMMLFFFNNYASGLSLYYFISNLLTIIIMFVIKNYVIDEAKIHAKIEENKKKPVKKSKFRERLDAAMKQAQEQQAAQQRAKKK